From the Candidatus Deferrimicrobiaceae bacterium genome, the window GTTGTTCACCAGCCAGTAGATCGTGAGCCCGGTCGGGAACCCCCAGAACATGAAGGTGAAGATGACGGGCAGAAAGAGCATCATCTTCTGCTGGGTCGGGTCCATCCCCGCCGATGGCGTGAGCTTCTGCTGGGCGAACATCGAGATCCCCATGAGCAGGGGGAGCAGCCGGATCGGGAGGGTGTACCCCGCCAACTCGATGTCCCAGAGGTGCTCGGGCGCGGACAGGTCGTTGATCCAGAGCATGAAGGGGGCGTGGCGAAGCTCGATCGCCACGAGGAGCCCCTTGTAGAGCGCGATAAAGACCGGGATCTGGAGGAGCATCGGGAGGCAGCCGCTCATGGGGTTGATCTTGTACGTCTTGTAGAGATTCATCATCTCCTGCTGCTGCCTCGCCTTGTCGTCCTTGTACTTCTCCTTGAGCTTGTTCAGGATGGGGGCGAGCTCCTGCATCTTCTTCATGGAGGCCATCGACTTCTTCGTGAGGGGATAGAAGAAGATCTTGATGAGGATCGTAAGCAGGATGATGTCGATCCCGTAATTCCCCGTGACGCGGTTGCTCGCCGTGAGCACCCAGACGAGCGGCTTGGCGATCACCGCGAACCACCCGTAATCGACGAGGCTCTCCAGGTCTTTGCCCGTGGCCTCGAGAAGGTTGTACTCCTTCGGCCCCATGAAGGACCGGACGGAGAAGGAGACCACCTCCCGGGGCCCGAGGACCGCCGGGGAGCCGGCGAGGACGATCCGGACCCCCTCTTCCCCCAGCAGGGTGGCTTGGTCGAGACTCCAATCCTTTTCGGGGATGGCGATCAGCGTGAAGTACTTGGCGTCGGCGGAGGCCCAGCGCACCGGGACCTTTCCGATCCCCCCCTTCCCGATCTTCTTCAGGTCGAGCCGCTCGACCTTTCCGCCGCTGTCCACGACGGCTCCCATGAAGGAGTAGGAGTCGCCGCCCAGCTCCCCCGCGAAGACCTGGGTTATCTCGATCCCCGGCTTGAGCCGCAACGACCCCGCCGACCCGTTCGTCACTTTCTGGGCCACCTCGAAATCGTATTTCCCGCCGGTGAAGGTGTATTCCCGGTCGATCCGCACCCCGGCCGCGGATTGCCAGGACAGGGAGACGGCCGTTTTCCCCCCTTCCGGGACGGAAAGTTCGTCGGGCGCATCCGAAGCGAAGACCGGCAGCGCCGGAAAGGCGGGCTGGCTCTCCCCGAAAGACAGGTCCAGGGGAAGGGGACGGATCGCCCCGGAGCCGATGATATCGAGCGGTTTCCCCTTCGGCGGGGGGTGATCGGTGTACCGGAGCAGGGCAAAGGACTGGATCCCGCCTCCGGCGGTGGACACGACGGCGTTGTACAGGGGAGTCTTGACGGTGATCCACCGGAGGGGATTCTCCCGGCCGGGTGCCATCGCTCCGGCCACCGGGGGCTGCGCGACTGCACGGATCGGGGGTTTTGCGGCGCCGGCCGCGTTGTCCCCCGTCCCCGCCTTCGCCGCCTCCTGCCGCTGCGCGGTCGGCGGCGGGGTCTTGGCCGGCTCGGGAGCGAACAGACGTTGCCAGGCAAGCAGGATGGCGATTGAGAGGACGATCGCCAGGATCATCCGTTTTTCCATCGAGACCTCGTGCGAAAGAATTGGATGCGCCTAGGGTAGTCCATCCCCCCGGGATGAAAGGGGTGGCACCGCACGACCCGCCGCATCCCGTCCAGGAAGCCCACCAGGACGCCGTTCAGCCGCAGGGAGCCGATCATGTACTCCGAGCAGCTCGGATGGAACCGGCAGCAGTCGCCAAGGTACGGTGAGACCAGGCGCTGGTACACCTTGAGAAGACCTATCGGGATGTCTCTTGCCTGCAAAGGGAAGGCTCCCCCTTCTTTCCCCACCGGCGTTCGATCGCGGGAAGGAGCTCCGCGGACACCGATGCGAGATCCGCTTCCCGGGGCGCTTTCCGCACCACGATGGCCGTTCGGGTCCCCCCCGGGAAGATCCCCTTGTGGAGCCGGTAGAACTCCCGCAGGACCCGCTTCAACCGGTTGCGGACCACCGCGGTCCCGACCCGCCGGCCGACGGAGATACCGATCTTCCCGGCGACGGGCCCGTCTTCCGCCGGCGCACGAACACGGCTGTCCCGGTAGATGGTGTAGTGCGGCGTGGACGCGCGCATCCCCCGGCGAACCACGTCCCGGTATTCGCGGTCGGTGCGAAGGATATCCGCCTTGGAAAGCCGACAATCCCCCACCGCGCCCTGCCCTTCCCGATCCGGATGGATTACTTCTTGCCGCTGACCGAGACGGCGAGCCGCTTCCGCCCTTTCGCGCGGCGTCGGGAAAGGACCAGCCTGCCCGCCGGAGTCGACATGCGCCGGCGAAATCCGTGGGTTCGCAGCCGCCGCCTGTTATGGGGCTGGTAGGTGCGTTTCATCGTAAGGACCACTCCTTCCTTGGTGCCAAGCGCTGTCCCTGGGAAATAAGTAAGGTATTCCTTTTGTTGCGCCCCTGTCAACCTCAATTTCCCCCTATGGTACACTGCGCTTGCCATGAGCAGAAGCCGTTCCCGCCGTTTTTCTCCCCTGCGCCGGCTTCTTTCCTTTCCTCTCCTGCGGACCGGGAGAACGAGGGAAGAGGCCTTTCCCTCCGCCGGGGAACTCCTCTTCGAACTTGCGGGCCACAACCCGGAAAACCTCCTCTTCGGCCGGTTCGGCCCGGAGGAGATCCGGGAACGGATCCGGGCCGCGGGAATCCTCGACGGACTCGCACGATGGGGATATCGCAACCCTCTCCTCGCGCTCCAGTGCGGGGACCCGCAGGACCAGCGCATCTGCCTGTACGCCGGGAGCAGGTCGCGCGGCCGCCTCCTCATGGAAGTGCGCGTGCAGATCGCCGCGTTCCGCCCGGGGAAGCCGATCGGGCCGTTCACGGAGGAGAGCGTCTTCCGGATGCTTCTGCTCCACTGGCTTCTGCTTTCCGACCCGGAACGTCCGTTTTCGATCGACCGCCCAAGGCTCCCCGGACAGGAGCGGCCGGGCCTGGGACTCCTTTCGGGATGCCTGTCCCTCCTTCGGGGGATCGGGAGGGAGTTCCCGCTCGACGGCGTGCTCGATGTCCCCGATCATTTCCACACCGCCCTTTTCTACTCCCGGAAGTTCCGGTTCCTCGACCCGCAGTCCGAGGGGCGGTTCCAGGCGATGGCGCGAGCCCTCAAGGGGATCCCCCTGGCCCTTGCCTCGGAGGCCGTCCAGGAGGGGTGCCTGATCGACCGCGCCACCGACCTGCCGATCCTTTGGGAGCCGGCCGAGCAGGTCATGCCGCTGCGCGATCCCCTGCGCCGCTACCTTCGCTCTCCCGAATACCGGCTCGCTTGTTCGGAGGCCGGTTCGGGCCTGGAGGCGGCCGTGGACTGGGACCGCTACCGGGAAAAGATCGCCACGAAGGGAGGTCCCGGAAAATATCCTTGATTCCCTTTTTCGCGGTATGGTACCCTTCCTTCGCCTCATGCACCGGACGCGGCGGAATCCTTCCTCTTCCGACAGGAACCCATGCGAGGAACTCGCAGAAAAGAACCGGGGGTTTTCCAAATATAACATATTGATTTTCAAGTTTCTTTTGGCTTTTCCACAGCTGTGGATAACCTTGTTGGCAACCCTTTTGCAGTAAACCGCTTAACCGCTGGACAATAAATGTTATTTTCCTCCTTTATCCCGGTGCAGGAGAGTGCATGGAGGCAGGTCGACCGGTGACAACCCGGGCGTGGGACACGGTCCTTTCCCAGCTGAAGGCCAAGGTGAGCGACCAGGTGTTCGAGACCTGGCTGCGCCCGCTGCGCTTCGTCTCCCGCGAGGGCACCCTGATCCTGGTGGCCACTCCCCACAAGTTCTTCAAGCAGTGGATCGAGGAGAACTACATGCCGCAGCTCGAAGAGGCGGCGCGCAAGGAGCTCGGGAAAAACGTCACCATCGAAATCGTCGTGGGAGGCGAGGAGGAAGGGGATGCGGAGCGGCCCGCCGCCGGCCCGGATCTGTACCCGGACGCCGCGTCGGAGACGAAGCCGGCGAAACCGACCACGCGCAACGGAGAGTTGAATCCGCGGTACACCTTCGAGAGTTTCGTCGTGGGAGCGGGGAACCAGTTCGCCCACGCCGCGTGCTACGCGGTGGCGAACGATCCCGCCAAGAGCTACAACCCGCTCTTCATTTACGGCGGCGTCGGGTTGGGCAAGACCCACCTGCTCCACGCGATCGGGAACCACACCCGGGAGCGGAACCCGCGCGTCCATGTCGCCTACATCACCTCGGAGAAATTCACGAACGAGCTCATCTTCAGTCTGCGCACGAGCCGGATGCACGATTTCAAGGAGAAGTACCGGAACGTCGACGTGCTCCTGGTCGACGACATCCAGTTCATCGCGGGGAAGCAACGCACGCAGGAGGAGTTCTTCCACACCTTCAACGAGCTGTACTCCTCCCGGAAGCAGATCGTCGTGTCCAGCGACAAGTTCCCGAAGGAGATCTCCGACCTCGAGGAGAGGATCCAGTCCCGCTTCGAGTGGGGGCTCGTGGCGGACATCCAGCCGCCGGACCTGGAGACGAGGCTCGCGATCCTGAACCGGAAGGCGGAGGCCGACCAGATCGCTCTCCCCCCGGATGTCTCCCTCTTCCTCGCCACCATGATCAAGAACAATATCCGGGAGCTCGAGGGGTCGCTGATCCGGATCGGGGCGCACGCCTCCCTCACGAAGCGGGAGATCAATATCGATCTGGCGCGCGAGGTGCTCTCCCGCCTGCTGGAATCCTCGGTCCGCGAAATCTCCCCCGACACCATCCAGAAACTCGTCGCCGAGCATTTCGGCGTGAAAGTCACCGACCTGCGCTCCGGGCGCAAGCACAAGGTGGTCGCCCTTCCGCGGCAGATCGCCATGTACCTCATGCGGGAGATGACCCACTGCTCCTTTCCCGACATCGGACAGCGCTTCGGGGGCCGGGACCATTCCACCGTCATGTACGCCGTAAAAATGATAGAGAAAAAAATGAAAGACGATGTATCGTTAAGAAACAGCATCGAGGCATTGCGCAAAGCGATCAACGGATAACCCTGTGGATGGTTTGCGGATGGCTCCTTTCTCCCCGGATCAAGGCGTTGCGTCCTTCGGTTTCCGCGCAGGTTGCACGACCGTTTTCCGGAAGGATACGGCGTCCTTTCGCCCCCTATCCACAAATTC encodes:
- the yidC gene encoding membrane protein insertase YidC, whose product is MEKRMILAIVLSIAILLAWQRLFAPEPAKTPPPTAQRQEAAKAGTGDNAAGAAKPPIRAVAQPPVAGAMAPGRENPLRWITVKTPLYNAVVSTAGGGIQSFALLRYTDHPPPKGKPLDIIGSGAIRPLPLDLSFGESQPAFPALPVFASDAPDELSVPEGGKTAVSLSWQSAAGVRIDREYTFTGGKYDFEVAQKVTNGSAGSLRLKPGIEITQVFAGELGGDSYSFMGAVVDSGGKVERLDLKKIGKGGIGKVPVRWASADAKYFTLIAIPEKDWSLDQATLLGEEGVRIVLAGSPAVLGPREVVSFSVRSFMGPKEYNLLEATGKDLESLVDYGWFAVIAKPLVWVLTASNRVTGNYGIDIILLTILIKIFFYPLTKKSMASMKKMQELAPILNKLKEKYKDDKARQQQEMMNLYKTYKINPMSGCLPMLLQIPVFIALYKGLLVAIELRHAPFMLWINDLSAPEHLWDIELAGYTLPIRLLPLLMGISMFAQQKLTPSAGMDPTQQKMMLFLPVIFTFMFWGFPTGLTIYWLVNNLLSIGQQLIQNRQLEAEKAARA
- the rnpA gene encoding ribonuclease P protein component, which gives rise to MGDCRLSKADILRTDREYRDVVRRGMRASTPHYTIYRDSRVRAPAEDGPVAGKIGISVGRRVGTAVVRNRLKRVLREFYRLHKGIFPGGTRTAIVVRKAPREADLASVSAELLPAIERRWGKKGEPSLCRQETSR
- the rpmH gene encoding 50S ribosomal protein L34 gives rise to the protein MKRTYQPHNRRRLRTHGFRRRMSTPAGRLVLSRRRAKGRKRLAVSVSGKK
- the dnaA gene encoding chromosomal replication initiator protein DnaA: MEAGRPVTTRAWDTVLSQLKAKVSDQVFETWLRPLRFVSREGTLILVATPHKFFKQWIEENYMPQLEEAARKELGKNVTIEIVVGGEEEGDAERPAAGPDLYPDAASETKPAKPTTRNGELNPRYTFESFVVGAGNQFAHAACYAVANDPAKSYNPLFIYGGVGLGKTHLLHAIGNHTRERNPRVHVAYITSEKFTNELIFSLRTSRMHDFKEKYRNVDVLLVDDIQFIAGKQRTQEEFFHTFNELYSSRKQIVVSSDKFPKEISDLEERIQSRFEWGLVADIQPPDLETRLAILNRKAEADQIALPPDVSLFLATMIKNNIRELEGSLIRIGAHASLTKREINIDLAREVLSRLLESSVREISPDTIQKLVAEHFGVKVTDLRSGRKHKVVALPRQIAMYLMREMTHCSFPDIGQRFGGRDHSTVMYAVKMIEKKMKDDVSLRNSIEALRKAING